The following are encoded in a window of Flavobacteriales bacterium genomic DNA:
- a CDS encoding cation:proton antiporter, with product MTETFYDNALLTALVTLMLIAGLVMVRLVRGPSIADRATAFDVLTCVVIGMLAVFAIRTSNYRYFDVVLVMGFVVFLGAIGFAYYMKKIRSRK from the coding sequence ATGACGGAGACATTCTATGACAACGCCCTGCTCACCGCCCTGGTGACGCTGATGCTCATCGCCGGGCTGGTGATGGTGCGCCTCGTGCGCGGACCCAGCATCGCGGACAGGGCCACGGCGTTCGACGTGCTCACCTGCGTGGTGATCGGCATGCTCGCCGTGTTCGCCATACGCACCAGCAACTATCGCTATTTCGATGTGGTGCTCGTCATGGGCTTCGTGGTCTTCCTCGGGGCCATCGGGTTCGCGTACTACATGAAGAAGATCAGAAGCAGGAAATGA
- a CDS encoding Na+/H+ antiporter subunit B, translated as MNSIILRVAVQVLFPLLLVASLLSLFRGHNEPGGGFIGGLVAASAFILVTLSGGVAEGERRLRMPPLRLIGAGLSLAFIAAVVPLFFGHAFFEALWTDLYIPIVGKPGTPVLFDLGVYLVVVGVVCKIVFSIADDN; from the coding sequence ATGAACTCGATCATCCTACGCGTGGCCGTGCAGGTCCTGTTCCCGCTGCTGCTGGTGGCCTCGTTGCTTTCGCTCTTCCGCGGCCACAACGAGCCCGGCGGAGGCTTCATCGGCGGATTGGTGGCGGCGTCGGCCTTCATCCTCGTCACCTTGTCCGGTGGCGTGGCGGAAGGGGAGCGGCGCCTGCGCATGCCCCCGCTGCGGTTGATCGGCGCCGGGCTGTCGCTGGCCTTCATCGCGGCCGTGGTGCCCCTGTTCTTCGGCCATGCTTTTTTCGAAGCGCTCTGGACCGACCTGTACATCCCCATCGTGGGCAAACCGGGCACACCGGTGCTGTTCGATCTGGGCGTGTACCTGGTGGTGGTGGGCGTGGTGTGCAAGATCGTGTTCTCCATAGCTGACGACAACTGA
- a CDS encoding Na+/H+ antiporter subunit D — MNLLVPLFIPFITAVLCLAWWKDRRVQGWLSVAGLAVMAGTALRLLFSVRADGIQVVRAGGWDAPFGIVLAADLLSAGLVATTAMIGLVVTLYSIPAVDVKREAYGYYPLINLLVFGVTGAFLAGDIFNLYVWFEVMLMSSFVLLALGGEKRQLEGAIMYVTINFLSSAIFLAGVGVLYSLTGTLNFADLAIRLGEVPEKGLVTVVAMFFLVSFGIKAAVFPLFFWLPASYHTPPIAVAAIFSGLLTKVGVYALMRVFTLLFVHDIPYTHTMLMVIAAMTMFAGVLGAAAQGDLRRILSFSIVSQIGYMVMGIALFTPLALAGAVFFLVHNMVVKTSLFLISGIVHHVKGSFKLRYIGGVYRDHFWLSILFLVAALSLAGLPPFSGFWAKFILMKAGIEAGEFWLVLVVIGSSLMTLYYLTRIWNEVFWTNRPEAVGDPEPHTPGPGPLWLMVLPVALLTAITLAIGLHAEPIFELARETADQLLGRDEYINTVLGR; from the coding sequence ATGAACCTGCTCGTACCGCTCTTCATCCCTTTCATCACGGCCGTGCTCTGTCTGGCCTGGTGGAAGGACCGCCGCGTGCAGGGCTGGCTCAGCGTGGCGGGTCTCGCGGTGATGGCCGGCACGGCGCTTCGCCTGCTGTTCTCGGTGCGGGCGGACGGCATCCAGGTGGTGCGCGCCGGCGGCTGGGACGCGCCATTCGGCATCGTGCTCGCCGCCGACCTGCTCAGCGCGGGCCTCGTCGCCACCACCGCCATGATCGGTCTCGTGGTCACGCTCTACTCCATCCCGGCGGTGGACGTGAAGCGCGAAGCCTACGGCTATTACCCGTTGATCAATCTGCTGGTATTCGGTGTCACCGGCGCCTTCCTGGCGGGCGACATCTTCAACCTGTACGTGTGGTTCGAGGTCATGCTCATGTCCTCCTTCGTGCTGCTGGCCCTGGGCGGCGAGAAACGCCAGTTGGAGGGCGCCATCATGTACGTCACCATCAACTTCCTCTCCTCGGCGATCTTCCTCGCCGGCGTGGGTGTCCTCTACAGCCTCACCGGTACGCTCAACTTCGCCGACCTGGCCATACGCCTGGGCGAGGTGCCGGAGAAGGGACTCGTCACCGTGGTGGCCATGTTCTTCCTGGTGAGTTTCGGCATCAAGGCCGCCGTGTTCCCCCTGTTCTTCTGGCTGCCGGCCTCGTACCACACGCCACCCATCGCCGTGGCGGCCATCTTCTCAGGCCTGCTCACCAAGGTGGGCGTGTACGCCCTGATGCGTGTTTTCACACTGCTCTTCGTGCACGACATCCCCTACACGCACACCATGCTGATGGTCATCGCGGCGATGACCATGTTCGCCGGGGTGCTGGGCGCGGCGGCGCAGGGCGATCTCAGGCGCATCCTGTCCTTCAGCATCGTGAGCCAGATCGGCTACATGGTGATGGGCATCGCGCTGTTCACGCCGCTGGCACTGGCGGGCGCGGTCTTCTTCCTGGTGCACAACATGGTGGTGAAGACCAGTCTTTTCCTCATCAGCGGCATCGTGCACCACGTGAAGGGCAGTTTCAAGCTCCGCTACATCGGCGGGGTGTACCGCGACCATTTCTGGCTCAGCATCCTGTTCCTGGTGGCGGCGTTGAGCCTGGCGGGCCTGCCGCCCTTCAGCGGCTTCTGGGCCAAGTTCATCCTGATGAAAGCCGGTATCGAGGCGGGCGAGTTCTGGTTGGTGCTGGTGGTGATCGGCTCCAGCCTGATGACGCTCTACTACCTCACCAGGATCTGGAACGAGGTATTCTGGACCAACCGGCCGGAAGCGGTCGGCGACCCCGAGCCGCACACCCCCGGCCCTGGACCGCTTTGGCTGATGGTGCTGCCCGTGGCGTTGCTCACGGCGATCACGCTCGCGATCGGTCTACACGCGGAGCCGATCTTCGAACTGGCCCGCGAGACAGCGGACCAGCTATTGGGCCGTGACGAATACATCAACACGGTGCTGGGGCGATGA
- a CDS encoding LytTR family transcriptional regulator: MRGFLARPYQLQRSTAGRVRSALLFGLFVAGFLYLFRPFGLVFLEAMLLRIALGYGAVCAGVMLLLNVAVPGLVPSWFEEERWNVGRELGWTLVNVACIGLANALYTVGIGLADLSLPTILLFTGYTVLIGAFPVSVSILLNEARLSRIWRRHSEEINADLAGPASKPAETGPAEEIRLPAENAKDELLLGADDLVFIRSADNYVEVHHRTGGRPLRTVLRGSLKAIEGALAGKEHFLRCHKSHLVDLRKVRHVSGNAQGLRLHLEGTDETIPVSRQLTSLVRQRLAVHP; the protein is encoded by the coding sequence ATGCGCGGTTTCCTTGCCCGGCCCTACCAGTTGCAGCGCTCCACGGCCGGCCGGGTGCGATCGGCCCTGCTCTTCGGTCTCTTCGTCGCCGGTTTCCTCTATCTGTTCCGGCCATTCGGCCTGGTCTTTCTGGAAGCCATGTTGCTGCGGATCGCCCTGGGCTATGGCGCCGTGTGCGCGGGTGTGATGCTGCTGTTGAACGTGGCGGTGCCCGGGCTGGTGCCGTCCTGGTTCGAGGAAGAGCGGTGGAACGTGGGGCGCGAATTGGGCTGGACACTGGTGAACGTGGCCTGCATCGGGCTGGCGAACGCGCTGTACACCGTGGGTATCGGGCTGGCGGACCTGTCCCTGCCCACGATCCTGCTCTTCACCGGTTACACGGTGCTGATCGGTGCGTTTCCGGTGAGCGTGTCGATCCTGCTGAACGAAGCCCGCCTCAGCAGGATCTGGCGGAGGCATTCGGAAGAGATCAATGCGGACCTGGCCGGACCGGCGTCGAAGCCTGCCGAAACCGGCCCTGCTGAAGAGATCCGGTTGCCGGCCGAGAACGCCAAGGACGAGCTGCTGCTGGGGGCCGACGACCTGGTCTTCATCCGCTCAGCGGACAACTATGTGGAGGTGCACCACCGCACCGGGGGCCGGCCGCTACGGACCGTGCTGCGCGGCAGCCTGAAGGCGATCGAGGGCGCACTGGCCGGGAAGGAGCATTTCCTGCGCTGCCATAAAAGCCACCTGGTGGATCTGCGCAAGGTGCGGCATGTGAGCGGCAACGCACAAGGTCTGAGGCTTCACTTGGAAGGTACCGATGAGACGATACCGGTATCGCGCCAGCTCACCAGCCTGGTACGCCAGCGGCTTGCCGTTCACCCCTGA
- a CDS encoding HPF/RaiA family ribosome-associated protein, with protein MIIQVNSDGHVDGNVNVIVEVEEKVQRALERHVDRITRVEVHLNDENAHKNGQDDQRCVMEARLNGLPPIAVTHKAATMPQALDGAIERLRNAIANQLGRIESR; from the coding sequence ATGATCATCCAAGTCAATTCGGACGGCCACGTGGACGGCAACGTCAACGTCATCGTGGAAGTGGAGGAGAAGGTGCAGCGTGCGTTGGAACGCCATGTGGACCGCATCACGCGCGTGGAGGTGCACCTCAACGACGAGAACGCGCACAAGAACGGGCAGGACGACCAGCGCTGCGTGATGGAGGCCAGGCTCAATGGCCTGCCGCCCATCGCGGTTACGCACAAGGCGGCCACCATGCCACAGGCCCTGGACGGCGCCATTGAGCGCCTGCGCAACGCCATCGCCAACCAACTGGGCAGGATCGAGAGCCGGTAG
- a CDS encoding Na+/H+ antiporter subunit C has product MGLLLALLAGTLYAAAFYMLLRRSLAKLIIGLVLLGHASNLCIFTLGRLSKGRPPFVEAGADAVVPPYADPLPQALILTAIVIGFGIQAFAIVLIKRVHQETRSDDLDRLQTADDTFTMDPEGKQP; this is encoded by the coding sequence ATGGGACTGCTCCTCGCCCTGCTCGCCGGGACGCTCTATGCGGCGGCCTTCTACATGCTGCTTCGGCGCAGCCTGGCCAAGCTCATCATCGGTCTGGTGCTGCTGGGCCACGCGAGCAACCTCTGCATCTTCACGCTGGGCCGCCTCAGCAAGGGGCGCCCGCCATTCGTGGAGGCAGGTGCGGATGCCGTGGTGCCGCCCTATGCCGATCCCCTGCCGCAGGCCCTGATCCTCACGGCCATCGTCATCGGCTTCGGCATCCAGGCCTTCGCCATCGTCCTCATCAAACGGGTGCACCAGGAGACCCGTTCCGATGACCTGGACCGACTGCAGACGGCCGACGACACCTTCACCATGGATCCTGAAGGGAAACAGCCATGA
- a CDS encoding host attachment protein — protein MTVLNDAVLPELIAAQRAPCLSLYQPTHRTHPANAQDHIRFGNLLKALEGSLRLKYPGDATETLLKPFRALLADNNFWKYNLDGLAVFAAPGFFQVVRMQRAVPEMVVAADSFHLKPIRRALQTVDRFHVLGLTRERIVLFEGTRDALDERKPAAGVPLTITDALGEERTEKHQTVASYGGRGGSGGGEMRHGHGGKSDEVDKDTERFFRVVDRAIMEHHTKPSGHSLVLVALPEHQGEFRRVSHNPRLLTEHVAIDPTGIDPDKLRRLVWEAVEPRYHAHVKGLVDRYGDAKSQGQGSDDLQEVAAAATAGRVATLLVDADKAIAGRLDHVTGKVVFDSLLDPRVDDLLDDLGELVVARGGNVMVVPGDVMPTETGVAATYRY, from the coding sequence ATGACCGTATTGAATGATGCCGTGCTGCCCGAGTTGATCGCCGCGCAGCGCGCTCCCTGCCTCAGCCTGTACCAACCCACGCACCGCACGCATCCCGCCAACGCGCAGGACCACATCCGCTTCGGCAACCTGCTCAAGGCCCTGGAGGGATCGTTGCGGCTGAAATACCCCGGGGACGCCACCGAGACGCTGCTCAAGCCCTTCAGGGCCTTGCTGGCGGACAACAATTTCTGGAAGTACAACCTCGATGGTCTGGCGGTCTTCGCCGCGCCGGGTTTCTTCCAGGTGGTGCGCATGCAGCGCGCCGTGCCGGAAATGGTGGTGGCCGCCGACTCCTTCCACCTGAAGCCCATCCGCCGCGCGTTGCAGACGGTGGACCGCTTCCATGTGCTGGGCCTCACGCGCGAGCGCATCGTGCTCTTCGAAGGCACCCGCGATGCCCTGGATGAGCGCAAACCCGCGGCCGGCGTGCCTTTGACCATCACCGATGCCCTGGGCGAGGAGCGTACGGAAAAGCACCAGACCGTGGCTTCCTACGGAGGGCGTGGCGGCAGCGGAGGAGGGGAGATGCGACACGGGCACGGTGGCAAGAGCGACGAGGTGGACAAGGACACCGAGCGTTTCTTCCGGGTCGTGGACCGCGCCATCATGGAACACCACACCAAGCCCAGCGGCCATAGCCTCGTGCTGGTGGCCCTCCCCGAGCACCAGGGCGAATTCCGCCGCGTGAGCCACAACCCCAGGTTGCTGACCGAGCATGTGGCCATCGATCCCACAGGCATCGATCCGGACAAGTTGCGCCGCCTGGTATGGGAGGCCGTGGAGCCGCGCTACCATGCCCATGTGAAGGGGCTGGTGGACCGCTATGGCGATGCCAAGTCCCAAGGCCAGGGCAGTGACGACCTCCAGGAGGTGGCCGCCGCCGCGACAGCAGGCCGGGTGGCCACGCTACTGGTGGATGCGGACAAGGCCATCGCCGGCCGCCTGGACCATGTGACGGGCAAGGTGGTCTTCGACAGCCTGCTCGACCCGCGCGTGGACGACCTGCTGGACGACCTGGGCGAACTGGTGGTGGCGCGCGGTGGCAACGTGATGGTGGTGCCGGGGGATGTGATGCCGACGGAAACGGGCGTGGCGGCCACCTATCGATATTGA
- a CDS encoding shikimate dehydrogenase, whose amino-acid sequence MKVFGLIGKPLSHSQSQRLFAAFFKREGLAFHRYDLFPLDDIAAFPELLRDTPGLTGLNVTIPYKQAVMPLLDAIDPLAAAVGAVNTITIRDGRTTGHNTDVEGFRATLSPLIGETRPRALVLGSGGASRAVAYVLREAGIRFRVVSRSRERGDLTWDLLDPTVVKVCTLIINTTPLGMAPQVDQAPPLPYEAIGPKHVLIDLVYNPAETLFLREGSARGARTANGMRMLEAQAMAAWKLWQQ is encoded by the coding sequence ATGAAGGTCTTCGGTCTCATCGGCAAGCCGCTCTCCCACAGCCAAAGCCAGCGCTTGTTCGCGGCTTTTTTCAAGCGCGAAGGCCTCGCCTTCCACCGCTACGATCTCTTCCCTTTGGACGACATCGCCGCGTTCCCGGAACTGTTGCGCGACACGCCGGGCCTCACGGGATTGAACGTGACCATCCCCTACAAGCAGGCGGTGATGCCCCTGCTGGACGCCATCGATCCGCTGGCGGCGGCAGTGGGCGCGGTGAACACGATCACCATCCGCGATGGCCGCACCACGGGCCACAACACCGATGTGGAAGGTTTCCGCGCAACGCTGTCGCCCCTGATCGGTGAAACGCGGCCGCGGGCCCTGGTGCTCGGCTCCGGTGGTGCCAGCCGCGCCGTGGCCTATGTGCTGCGCGAGGCGGGCATCCGCTTCCGCGTGGTGAGCCGCAGCCGCGAACGTGGCGACCTCACCTGGGACCTGCTCGACCCCACGGTGGTGAAGGTCTGCACCCTCATCATCAACACCACGCCGCTGGGCATGGCGCCACAGGTGGACCAAGCGCCTCCCCTGCCCTACGAGGCCATCGGCCCCAAGCATGTGCTGATCGACCTGGTGTACAACCCCGCCGAAACGCTCTTCCTGCGCGAAGGATCCGCACGCGGCGCGCGCACCGCGAACGGCATGCGCATGTTGGAGGCACAGGCCATGGCGGCCTGGAAGCTGTGGCAGCAATAG
- a CDS encoding Na+/H+ antiporter subunit E, with the protein MRTFIYNLLLAFVGVWIIEETMDLRFSEPLVFLGVYHALFFAIWLCSWAFDRRYFRKLPLLLEFIGFILKELLVSSLRVAYDVLTRTAHMRPAIVDVPLDARTDREIVTLAVLITLTPGTLSLHVSDDRSTLYVHEMYVQDRDVAAVRRKIKDGFERRVLRLAR; encoded by the coding sequence ATGAGGACCTTCATCTACAACCTGCTGCTCGCCTTCGTGGGCGTATGGATCATCGAAGAGACGATGGACCTGCGCTTCAGCGAGCCGCTGGTATTCCTGGGCGTGTACCACGCGCTCTTCTTCGCGATCTGGCTCTGCTCCTGGGCCTTCGACCGGCGCTACTTCCGCAAGCTGCCGCTGCTGCTGGAGTTCATCGGCTTCATCCTGAAGGAACTCCTTGTATCCAGCCTGCGCGTGGCCTATGACGTGCTCACACGCACCGCGCACATGCGCCCCGCCATCGTGGATGTGCCGCTGGACGCCCGCACGGACCGGGAGATCGTCACACTCGCGGTGCTCATCACCCTCACGCCCGGGACATTGAGCCTGCACGTGAGCGATGACCGAAGCACGCTTTACGTGCATGAGATGTATGTGCAGGACCGCGACGTGGCGGCCGTGCGCCGCAAGATCAAGGACGGATTCGAACGCCGCGTGCTGCGGTTGGCGCGATGA
- the mnhG gene encoding monovalent cation/H(+) antiporter subunit G — MISQYITLACVWLGIIFILIAAIGIIRMPDVYTRMSAVTKAVALGVGLILVGVVFHFNDTTVMLKATVIFVFLVFSLSVAAHVIGLAAYEDRTPMTDLTFHDALKEEMGEGKAPALSGDPDAEES, encoded by the coding sequence ATGATCTCCCAATACATCACCCTGGCCTGTGTGTGGCTCGGCATCATCTTCATCCTGATCGCCGCGATCGGCATCATCCGCATGCCCGACGTGTACACCCGCATGTCTGCCGTGACCAAGGCCGTGGCCCTGGGCGTGGGTCTCATCCTCGTGGGCGTGGTCTTCCATTTCAACGACACCACGGTGATGTTGAAGGCCACGGTGATCTTCGTCTTCCTGGTGTTCTCCCTGTCGGTGGCCGCGCATGTCATCGGCCTGGCCGCCTACGAGGACCGGACCCCCATGACGGACCTCACTTTCCACGACGCGTTGAAGGAGGAGATGGGCGAGGGGAAGGCCCCTGCGCTCTCCGGGGACCCCGATGCCGAAGAAAGCTGA